In Erpetoichthys calabaricus chromosome 4, fErpCal1.3, whole genome shotgun sequence, one genomic interval encodes:
- the LOC114650288 gene encoding AP-1 complex subunit sigma-2 isoform X2, whose product MMQFMLLFSRQGKLRLQKWYVPLSDKEKKKITRELVQTVLARKPKMCSFLEWRDLKIVYKRYASLYFCCAIEDQDNELITLEIIHRYVELLDKYFGSVCELDIIFNFEKAYFILDEFLLGGEAQETSKKNVLKAIEQADLLQEPRHEYFNVPVY is encoded by the exons aTGCAGTTCATGTTGCTTTTCAGTCGCCAAGGAAAGTTGAGGCTTCAAAAGTGGTATGTCCCATTAtcagataaagaaaagaaaaagatcacCCGGGAACTTGTCCAGACAGTACTGGCTCGAAAGCCCAAAATGTGTAGCTTCTTGGAGTGGCGTGACCtgaaaattgtttacaaaag GTATGCAAGTTTGTATTTCTGCTGTGCCATTGAAGATCAGGACAATGAGCTAATAACCCTTGAAATTATACATCGCTACGTAGAACTGTTGGATAAATATTTTGGCAGC GTATGTGAACTGGATATAATCTTTAACTTTGAGAAGGCCTATTTCATCCTCGATGAGTTTCTTTTAGGAGGAGAAGCACAGGAGACTTCGAAGAAAAATGTCCTTAAAGCAATCGAGCAGGCAGATCTTTTGCAGGAG